The Solanum lycopersicum chromosome 9, SLM_r2.1 genome window below encodes:
- the LOC101260261 gene encoding wound-induced protein 1, with translation MAPSIYIDSKPNINLEIENNNKSIVKTLYKALSCTCGDTKKVTGIIVDDLEWWFHGPQNCHYMMKLLTGEVSNNNNNSFKFEPRSVDAIDDHRVIVEGWEGAKAYWVHVWTFKDGVITQFREYFNTWLTVTELRPMGWVHSTTLWQSHPRDLAKRSLPGLMLAI, from the coding sequence ATGGCTCCTTCCATTTACATAGATTCCAAaccaaatattaatttagaaatagaaaacaataataaGTCCATAGTGAAAACTCTTTACAAGGCATTATCATGTACATGTGGTGACACTAAAAAAGTTACCGGTATTATTGTTGATGACTTAGAATGGTGGTTTCATGGACCACAAAATTGTCACTATATGATGAAATTACTCACTGGAGAAgtatctaataataataataattcattcaAGTTTGAGCCAAGAAGTGTAGATGCTATCGATGATCATCGTGTTATCGTTGAAGGATGGGAAGGTGCAAAAGCTTATTGGGTACATGTTTGGACATTTAAAGATGGTGTTATTACTCAATTTAGGGAGTATTTCAATACTTGGCTTACTGTGACTGAGTTGAGGCCTATGGGTTGGGTACACTCCACCACATTGTGGCAGAGCCACCCACGAGACCTCGCGAAACGCTCACTTCCCGGCCTTATGCTAGCAATTTGA